In Thermodesulfovibrionales bacterium, a single genomic region encodes these proteins:
- a CDS encoding DUF465 domain-containing protein, with product MKDEEIIQLLLKESEEFKKLEQDHKNLKGMLAEIDKKVYLSPEEEMERKKIQKLKLSKKDKMAELVREYKKSHTN from the coding sequence TTGAAGGACGAAGAGATTATCCAACTTCTCTTGAAGGAGAGCGAAGAGTTTAAGAAGCTCGAACAGGATCACAAGAATCTCAAGGGCATGCTCGCAGAGATCGACAAGAAGGTCTATCTCTCACCGGAAGAGGAGATGGAGCGAAAGAAGATCCAGAAACTGAAGCTTTCGAAGAAAGACAAAATGGCGGAACTCGTGAGGGAATATAAGAAGAGCCACACGAATTAG
- the hemE gene encoding uroporphyrinogen decarboxylase, whose protein sequence is MNDTFLKACRGEETAYTPVWLMRQAGRYLPEYQAVRSGVDFLTLCKTPELAAQVTKQPVDILGVDAAILFSDILIPVEAMGMHLEFSDKKGPILNDPVRNKSGVDRLIIPDTEDSMPFVLEAIKILGADLRVPLIGFSGAPFTLATYMVEGGSTKNFVNTKRMMFQNPGLFHLFMDKITLTVIAYLSSQVHAGAQAVQLFDSWAGVLAPEDYKEFALPYVKRAVSELRKEGVPIIYFVNDCAGVLKEVKKSGADVIGVDWRIDLHDAIKKIGKKFVVQGNLDPCALFLPKEKIEDRVKDVLWKGEFAKGHIFNLGHGILPETPVENAVAMVEAVHRFSEK, encoded by the coding sequence ATGAACGATACATTTCTGAAGGCATGTCGCGGTGAAGAGACTGCTTATACGCCCGTATGGCTCATGAGACAGGCCGGGAGGTATCTCCCCGAGTATCAGGCCGTCCGCTCCGGGGTCGATTTCCTCACGCTCTGCAAGACTCCCGAACTCGCCGCTCAAGTGACGAAGCAGCCTGTAGATATACTCGGCGTGGACGCCGCGATACTCTTCTCCGATATCCTGATACCGGTCGAGGCGATGGGGATGCACCTCGAATTCTCCGATAAGAAAGGGCCCATATTGAACGACCCGGTGAGAAACAAGTCGGGTGTGGACCGCCTCATTATCCCGGACACGGAAGACAGCATGCCCTTCGTTCTCGAGGCGATCAAGATCCTCGGGGCCGACCTCAGGGTCCCCCTCATAGGTTTTTCAGGGGCGCCTTTCACCCTCGCCACGTACATGGTGGAGGGAGGGAGCACGAAGAATTTTGTGAATACGAAGAGGATGATGTTCCAGAACCCTGGTCTCTTTCACCTCTTCATGGATAAGATTACCTTGACCGTAATAGCATACCTCTCTTCCCAGGTGCATGCCGGCGCACAGGCGGTCCAGCTCTTCGACAGCTGGGCCGGTGTTCTCGCTCCGGAGGATTATAAGGAGTTTGCCCTTCCCTACGTGAAGAGGGCTGTCTCGGAGCTCAGGAAAGAAGGCGTGCCGATAATCTATTTCGTGAACGACTGTGCCGGGGTCCTGAAGGAAGTCAAGAAGTCGGGCGCAGATGTCATCGGTGTGGACTGGAGGATCGACCTCCACGATGCGATAAAGAAGATCGGGAAGAAGTTCGTTGTTCAGGGGAACCTCGACCCGTGCGCGCTCTTTCTGCCGAAGGAGAAGATCGAGGATAGGGTGAAGGACGTTCTCTGGAAGGGGGAGTTCGCGAAGGGACACATCTTCAACCTCGGTCACGGTATCCTGCCGGAAACCCCGGTCGAAAATGCCGTGGCGATGGTCGAGGCCGTCCACAGGTTCAGCGAAAAGTAG
- the hemH gene encoding ferrochelatase, with the protein MLLNLGGPDSLQSVRPFLYNLFSDREIIRLGPSFLQKPLAWLIASLRSAKTEKMYGSIGGGSPILGITTAQASALEKSLNGAPAADKGPFKVYLGMRYWHPFIDDTVKRMHADGVGAAVALTLYPQYSLATTGSALSRFIREAERYSLQSALISSWFDYPLYIEALTDVIKKGLGSFQGKDADLLFSAHSLPVRIIESGDPYVEQVRGTIKAVMKKVNLRWHLSYQSKSGPVTWLSPSTEEKMAELARKGVKNLLVVPVSFVSDHIETLYEIDILYRQHAQRLGINLVRTESLNTHPLFIEALREMVTKEVEKQGWQE; encoded by the coding sequence ATACTCCTCAACCTTGGGGGGCCTGACTCCCTTCAATCCGTCCGGCCCTTTCTCTATAACCTCTTTTCCGACAGAGAGATCATCAGACTCGGACCTTCCTTTCTCCAGAAGCCCCTGGCATGGCTCATCGCGAGCCTCCGATCGGCAAAGACGGAAAAGATGTACGGCTCGATCGGCGGAGGATCTCCCATCCTCGGCATTACCACCGCGCAGGCCTCTGCCCTCGAAAAGTCCCTGAACGGGGCACCGGCGGCCGATAAGGGGCCCTTTAAGGTCTACCTCGGCATGCGGTACTGGCATCCCTTTATCGATGATACCGTGAAAAGGATGCACGCCGACGGCGTTGGGGCTGCGGTGGCGCTCACCCTCTATCCCCAGTATTCCCTTGCGACAACAGGCTCTGCCCTCTCCCGGTTCATTCGGGAGGCGGAGAGGTATTCGCTCCAAAGCGCCCTCATCTCCTCCTGGTTTGATTATCCCCTCTATATCGAGGCCCTCACCGACGTCATCAAAAAGGGTCTCGGCTCGTTTCAGGGGAAAGACGCCGATCTTCTTTTCAGCGCCCACAGCCTCCCCGTCCGCATCATCGAATCGGGAGACCCTTACGTGGAGCAGGTCCGTGGGACGATCAAAGCGGTGATGAAGAAGGTGAATCTGCGGTGGCACCTTTCGTACCAGAGCAAGAGCGGGCCGGTTACATGGCTCAGCCCATCGACAGAAGAGAAGATGGCCGAACTCGCCAGGAAGGGAGTGAAGAACCTTCTCGTAGTGCCGGTCAGCTTTGTCTCGGACCATATAGAAACACTTTATGAAATTGATATATTATATAGGCAGCATGCTCAGAGGCTCGGGATAAATCTCGTCAGGACCGAATCCCTGAATACGCATCCCCTCTTCATAGAGGCGTTGAGAGAGATGGTTACGAAAGAGGTGGAGAAGCAGGGATGGCAGGAATAG
- a CDS encoding radical SAM protein produces MEFKPKWIAWEITRRCNLKCVHCRSSSEMEVKGHPDFSTEEAFRMLDDIAGYAQPVMVLSGGEPLMRRDVFEIAKYGTEKGLRMCLATNGTLINQELCGKIKDSGIRIVSLSLDGSTEEVHDNFRNEKGAFSGILNAARLFKENSIEFIINSSFTKRNQEEIPKVYKLAKKLGATAWYMFMIVPTGRGEDIMNELISKEEYEDILEWHYEMEKDEADMLVRPTCAPHYYRVVLQKAKEEGVKFERRTLKFSTGGAKGCLAGQLICLINVDGDVLPCSYFPKSAGNMREHSFQEIWENSELFRELRDFKKYKGRCGSCEYINVCGGCRARSYSVYGDYLEEEPFCGYTPVKMQKKAVGR; encoded by the coding sequence ATGGAATTCAAGCCGAAATGGATAGCTTGGGAGATTACGCGAAGGTGCAACCTGAAATGCGTGCACTGCCGCTCTTCTTCCGAGATGGAGGTGAAGGGGCATCCGGATTTTTCTACGGAAGAGGCCTTCAGGATGCTCGATGACATAGCAGGTTACGCCCAGCCGGTCATGGTCTTATCAGGGGGAGAACCCCTCATGAGGCGGGATGTCTTCGAGATAGCGAAATACGGGACCGAGAAGGGCCTGAGGATGTGTCTCGCCACAAACGGCACCCTTATCAACCAAGAGCTGTGCGGAAAGATAAAGGATTCGGGGATACGGATCGTCTCTCTCAGTCTCGATGGTTCGACGGAAGAGGTGCACGACAATTTCAGGAACGAAAAAGGGGCCTTTTCGGGCATACTGAACGCGGCGCGGCTCTTCAAGGAGAACAGCATCGAATTTATCATAAACTCATCCTTCACGAAGAGAAACCAGGAAGAGATACCGAAGGTGTACAAGCTTGCAAAGAAGCTCGGCGCCACGGCATGGTATATGTTCATGATCGTGCCGACGGGCAGGGGTGAGGATATCATGAACGAGCTCATCTCGAAGGAGGAATATGAGGACATCCTCGAGTGGCACTATGAGATGGAGAAGGATGAAGCGGACATGCTCGTGAGGCCGACGTGCGCTCCGCACTATTACCGGGTGGTGCTCCAGAAGGCGAAGGAAGAGGGGGTCAAGTTCGAGCGGAGGACGCTCAAGTTTTCGACGGGCGGCGCGAAGGGCTGTCTCGCGGGCCAGCTGATCTGCCTCATCAACGTTGACGGCGATGTCCTGCCCTGCAGCTATTTCCCGAAGTCGGCGGGCAACATGAGGGAGCATTCCTTTCAGGAGATATGGGAGAATTCGGAGTTGTTCCGGGAACTCCGGGATTTCAAGAAATACAAGGGCAGGTGCGGTTCCTGCGAATACATCAATGTATGCGGCGGCTGCAGGGCGAGGTCTTATTCGGTCTATGGAGATTACCTGGAAGAAGAGCCGTTCTGCGGTTACACGCCGGTGAAGATGCAGAAGAAGGCTGTCGGCAGATAA